The genomic interval GAAGTAAGAACTAGGAGTAAGTCTGTCAGGATGCTTTCTTGCACTTCTGTTCCTTCTTTCCTGCTATTGTACAACAAATTGATCTTGACATAGATCGATGATTTGAGAGACAAGAGCAGTCATGATTTTCGACCAAACCAATGAAATTCGCATTGTGGGTGTGTAATTAATTTCCAAATAATAGATGTGCATATATTTCTCTGAAAACAGCAGGCCACACTTCAAATTACCAACCAGAGACACCTACAACAACATGTATCACTCTCATTGCaataattttgattgttgCCCTAGGGAAGATTGAGATTGCTAGTCGCATCCAGGATAGTTGATTGATGTTATTAGTTACAGATGTTTGTTGTTGACCCCATCGAATTTGGCCAACTtattcctcctccttcttggcCACCATCAGACCTTTTAAGTGGTTAGCATCGATCTGGCCgttgtcaatttgaaattcagaGAAGGCATCATCCACTTCAGCACTGGAAAATTTGTCTCCCCAAGTCATCAACGAGTGTCGGAACCTAAAAGAACGACAATAGAGAACAACGAGGGTGAGACAAGCACTCCGAGGTCCGAGCTCCACTAGTGGATCGAAAGTGGATCAATTGTTTTCAGTTCGGTTCATTCACTCACATTTCAGCGTCGATCTTTCCGCTGACCTCGAAAGCATCAAAAGACTTCAAGATGACCTCATCCTCATCGGTACCTACGGTCAGACAAGAGAGAAATAGGAGAGCGCTCTATGGGGTGCCCAAGTCGTCGCACGCTCAAGCCTGAAAACGTGCTCAAAGCTCACCTCCAGCCATCTTCTCAGCGAAGAGCATGACCAATTGTGTGAAATTAACGGGACCGGGAGCTTCAGCGAGCATGCCAGACGCGTCAGAGTCGGAGATGGACTTGCCAACGGAAGCGAAGGCAGCCACGAGGTCACTGGAGGTGATGATACCATCCTTATCTTGGTCCATGATACCGAAAGCCTCTTTGAACTCCTGGATTTGCTTCTGCgagaagagagcaaaaatgtTGCTTCCGCTGCGCTTGGCTTTCCTGAAAGGGCGAAGATGACCAGCGTGAGGAACGCGATGATGGATAAGCTCATGACAACGTAAGCACTGAACAAGAATGACTGTTCCAAGGGACATTAAAAGCAACGGAGTGCTTGTGTCATGATGTCACCATGACCAATGGTCAGGTCACCAATATACTGTAGTAACCAGCGAATGACTTACTTAGATCCGGATCCCTTGGGAGGCTGaaacaaagaggaagaa from Tigriopus californicus strain San Diego chromosome 5, Tcal_SD_v2.1, whole genome shotgun sequence carries:
- the LOC131881019 gene encoding myosin regulatory light chain 2-like → MSKIRRSTPFAFGHRGPYVHTQCTLQDLLRIQSSKFRNSERLRQPNIAWTFARKVCSSSILGSGLDRLNISVFRLLVRPNRITPCLLSPPILKKLVKMPPKGSGSKKAKRSGSNIFALFSQKQIQEFKEAFGIMDQDKDGIITSSDLVAAFASVGKSISDSDASGMLAEAPGPVNFTQLVMLFAEKMAGGTDEDEVILKSFDAFEVSGKIDAEMFRHSLMTWGDKFSSAEVDDAFSEFQIDNGQIDANHLKGLMVAKKEEE